From Vigna unguiculata cultivar IT97K-499-35 chromosome 5, ASM411807v1, whole genome shotgun sequence, the proteins below share one genomic window:
- the LOC114184327 gene encoding receptor like protein 22-like, whose amino-acid sequence MGHVTGLDLSEEFISGELHNSTLFQLHHLLHLNLAYNDFSSSIPLNFDKLKNLRSLNFSSCRLSGHFPKGIFQIQTLNVLDVSNNKDLHGALPNFQEDDAVLLHTMNLSNTNFSGKLPGSISNLKQLSVLDLSNCQFIETLTISMSELTHLVYLDLSFNKFTGSLPSFRMMKNLRYLSLAHNSFTGTISTHFEGLENLLIINLGDNSLSGKIPASLFTLPSLQELTLSHNGFHGPLDEFSNVSSSKLQLIDLSSNSLEGTIPVSIFHLEELRFLQLSANEFSGTIALDRIQRLQSLHTLGLSHNNLSVDITSIDEHDISSFPNMKYLLLGSCNLGEFPGFLRNHPQLHALDLSNNQIHGIIPNWIWRFDSLVYLNLSNNFLTTMEGPFDDLHSKLYILDLHSNQLHGSIPTFTEYAVHLDYSSNNFSTFPLDLNNYIPFVHYLSLSNNNFQGKIHEAFCNFTYLRLLDLSYNTFNGFIPKCLMTKNSTLRVLNLAGNKLQGSISDTISSSCNLRFLNLNENLLGGVIPDSLANCHSLQVLNLGNNHFSDRFPCFLRNISTLRVLILRSNKLNGSISCPHSTTNWEMLHIVDLSYNNFTGILPGALLRSWTKMIGNQTESQEEQGTLFFDMFDNHDNIRYNTLFSVINEFLVLKLFKLLSTEPYTVADHIFAYYVTSNQFGGRYLNSVTIVSRATQMQWIKIPSALTSLDLSCNHFQGPIPQELSSLTTMYNLNLSHNAFSSNIPSSIGNLRNLESMDLSNNNLSGEIPVELLDLNFLAYLNLSFNHLWGRIPSGGQMYTFEASYFEGNEGLCGPPLKDCSNGIVRDSDPTPVYEMHGSIELNFLSVELGFIFGFGIFILPLMLLKKWRLLYWQIVDNFLQRVVPQLDFVYEHCEGKRYKSLRWMR is encoded by the coding sequence ATGGGCCATGTAACTGGTCTTGATTTGAGTGAGGAGTTTATTTCTGGAGAACTACATAATTCCACTCTCTTTCAATTGCATCATTTGCTGCATTTGAATCTTGCTTACAATGATTTCAGCTCTTCCATTCCTTTGAACTTTGACAAGCTCAAGAATTTGAGGTCTTTGAATTTTAGCAGTTGCAGGTTGAGTGGCCATTTTCCAAAGGGTATCTTCCAAATACAAACTCTCAATGTTCTTGATGTATCAAACAACAAGGATCTTCATGGAGCTTTGCCAAACTTCCAAGAAGATGATGCAGTTCTTCTTCACACCATGAATCTTAGCAACACAAATTTCTCAGGGAAATTACCAGGTTCTATTTCCAATCTAAAGCAGTTGTCTGTGTTAGATCTATCTAACTGCCAATTCATTGAAACACTCACAATTTCAATGTCAGAACTCACTCATCTTGTTTACTTAGACTTGTCTTTTAACAAGTTTACCGGTTCACTCCCCTCTTTCAGAATGATGAAGAATCTCAGATATTTATCTCTCGCTCACAACAGCTTCACAGGAACCATTTCAACTCATTTTGAGGGACTTGAAAATCTCCTCATTATCAATTTAGGAGATAATTCTCTCAGTGGAAAAATTCCTGCGTCACTTTTTACACTTCCATCTTTACAAGAACTCACCCTTTCTCACAATGGATTTCACGGTCCATTGGATGAATTCTCAAATGTTTCTTCCTCTAAATTACAGTTGATTGACTTGAGCAGCAACAGCCTGGAGGGCACTATTCCTGTATCTATCTTTCATCTTGAAGAACTTCGTTTCCTACAACTTTCTGCAAATGAATTCAGTGGCACCATAGCACTTGATAGGATCCAGAGGCTACAAAGTTTACATACATTAGGTCTTTCACATAACAATTTGTCAGTTGATATAACTTCAATTGATGAACATGACATTTCATCATTTCCCAACATGAAATATTTGTTGTTGGGTTCTTGCAATTTAGGAGAATTCCCAGGGTTCTTGAGAAACCACCCCCAGTTGCATGCTTTAGACCTATCCAACAACCAGATTCATGGAATAATACCTAACTGGATTTGGAGATTTGACTCTCTGGTTTATCTAAATCTTTCCAACAATTTTCTCACAACTATGGAAGGGCCCTTTGATGATCTGCATTCCAAGCTATACATTCTTGATCTTCATTCCAATCAACTTCATGGATCAATTCCTACTTTCACAGAATATGCTGTTCATTTGGACTACTCAAGCAACAATTTCAGCACTTTCCCACTTGACTTGAACAACTATATCCCTTTTGTGCACTATCTCTCCCTTTCAAACAACAACTTTCAAGGGAAAATCCATGAAGCCTTCTGCAATTTTACTTATCTCCGCTTGCTTGATCTTTCCTACAACACCTTCAACGGCTTCATTCCCAAGTGTTTGATGACAAAGAACAGTACCCTCAGAGTACTAAACCTTGCAGGAAACAAACTCCAGGGCTCTATTTCTGATACCATTTCAAGTTCATGCAATCTAAGGTTTCTTAACCTCAATGAAAATCTCTTGGGTGGTGTTATACCAGATTCTCTAGCCAACTGTCACAGTTTACAAGTCTTAAATCTTGGAAACAATCACTTCAGTGACAGATTTCCTTGCTTCTTAAGGAACATCTCCACCCTGAGAGTGCTAATTTTGAGGTCAAATAAACTCAATGGTTCCATTTCATGCCCACACAGCACTACCAATTGGGAGATGCTTCATATTGTGGATCTATCCTACAATAACTTCACTGGTATACTACCAGGAGCATTATTGAGAAGCTGGACAAAAATGATTGGTAACCAAACAGAATCCCAGGAAGAGCAGGGGACATTATTTTTTGACATGTTTGATAATCATGACAACATCCGTTACAATACTTTGTTCTCTGTTATCAACGAGTTTCTTgtcttaaaattattcaaattgttGTCAACTGAACCTTACACTGTGGCTGACCACATATTTGCCTACTATGTCACTTCTAACCAGTTTGGTGGTCGCTATTTGAATTCAGTCACAATCGTGTCCAGAGCAACACAAATGCAGTGGATCAAAATTCCTTCAGCCTTGACTTCCTTGGATCTCTCCTGTAACCATTTTCAAGGTCCAATACCTCAAGAACTTTCGAGTTTGACAACGATGTATAATCTTAACTTGTCCCATAATGCTTTCTCAAGCAATATCCCCTCATCAATTGGAAATTTGAGGAATCTTGAATCCATGGATTTGTCAAATAACAATCTGAGTGGAGAAATCCCAGTTGAGCTTCTGGACTTGAATTTTCTAGCATACTTGAATCTCTCATTTAATCATTTGTGGGGTAGAATCCCAAGTGGTGGTCAAATGTACACATTTGAAGCAAGTTATTTTGAGGGCAATGAAGGATTATGTGGGCCACCCCTGAAAGATTGCAGCAATGGTATTGTGAGAGATTCAGATCCAACACCAGTATATGAAATGCATGGATCAATTGAGTTAAATTTCTTGAGTGTTGAGTTGGGATTCATTTTTGGGTTTGGAATCTTCATTCTTCCCCTTATGTTGTTGAAAAAGTGGAGGCTTTTGTATTGGCAAATAGTGGATAATTTCCTTCAAAGGGTTGTGCCTCAACTTGATTTTGTGTATGAACACTGTGAGGGGAAAAGGTACAAGTCTCTAAGGTGGATGAGGTAG
- the LOC114185926 gene encoding uncharacterized protein LOC114185926: MKEDGTNVESLIPPSNLNSEDASEREEEEVEKVKEDDVGKEEKDGGGLINNFISFISHHESASAAAADDDDGEKGGVEDCEEGRGGVIRKMVSSFFHQSEGEGVVGVREEEKEEEEIMADEKVKRFKTENGGIIHNISSHLPPSVPDSAVPTADEATFLINSLVRD, translated from the exons ATGAAAGAAGATGGAACAAATGTTGAGAGCTTGATTCCTCCTTCAAATCTGAACTCAGAAGATGCATctgaaagagaagaagaagaagttgagAAGGTGAAAGAAGATGATGttggaaaagaagagaaggatGGTGGTGGTCTTATTAacaatttcatttctttcatctCTCACCATGAAAGTGcttctgctgctgctgctgatgatgatgatggagaaAAGGGAGGGGTTGAAGATTGTGAAGAGGGAAGAGGAGGGGTTATCAGAAAAATGGTTTCAAGTTTCTTCCATCAAAGTGAAGGTGAAGGGGTGGTGGGGGTAAGGgaagaggagaaggaagaagaagaaatcatGGCTGATGAAAAAGTGAAACGCTTCAAGACAGAAAATGGAGGCATCATTCATAACATTTCTTCTCATTTACCTCCTTCAGTACCAg ATAGTGCAGTTCCCACAGCAGACGAGGCCACTTTCTTGATTAACTCTCTTGTTCGTGACTAA